A region of Actinomycetota bacterium DNA encodes the following proteins:
- a CDS encoding N-acetylneuraminate synthase family protein, translating to MGFIEDLKTEGDGAFHVIAEIGHNHQGSLEKCMALFDAAKRAGAHSVKLQKRDNKSLYTPSVFNETYNSTNAYADTYGAHREALEFGKDEYYALKKYAESLDIMFWSTAFDIPSVDFLVDVGIPAIKIASGDIRSHHLQEYAASTGLPVVFSTGGATMLQVQAAHDVVSAHTSEFAILQCIASYPAPFDQLNLNVIPSYMQHFPDAVIGYSGHENGIAMSNVAYVLGARVIEKHFTLDRTMKGTDHAFSLEPEGMRKLVRDLERTRLAMGSSVKEPLDLELPAVTKMAKKAVAARDLKAGEILHLSDIEFRSPGNGIAPDEAHRMYGRVLARDVVCYEDLNFVDFISAD from the coding sequence GTGGGTTTCATTGAGGACCTGAAGACTGAGGGCGACGGCGCCTTTCATGTGATTGCTGAGATCGGACACAACCATCAGGGCAGTCTTGAAAAGTGCATGGCGCTCTTTGATGCCGCCAAGCGTGCTGGCGCGCATTCCGTGAAGTTGCAGAAGCGCGACAACAAATCCCTTTACACGCCTTCAGTTTTCAACGAGACATATAACAGCACCAATGCCTACGCCGATACCTATGGAGCACACCGCGAGGCACTGGAATTCGGCAAAGACGAGTATTACGCGCTCAAGAAGTACGCCGAATCACTCGACATCATGTTCTGGTCTACCGCCTTCGACATCCCTAGCGTGGACTTCCTCGTCGATGTTGGCATCCCCGCGATCAAGATTGCTTCTGGCGACATCCGCAGCCACCACCTGCAGGAGTACGCGGCATCCACCGGGCTGCCTGTCGTGTTCAGCACTGGCGGAGCGACGATGCTGCAGGTACAGGCAGCACACGATGTGGTCTCAGCCCACACAAGCGAGTTCGCGATTCTCCAATGCATCGCTTCATACCCGGCACCATTTGACCAGTTGAATCTGAATGTCATTCCGTCCTACATGCAGCATTTTCCCGATGCGGTCATCGGCTATTCCGGGCATGAGAATGGCATCGCCATGTCCAATGTCGCCTACGTCTTGGGCGCGCGTGTCATCGAGAAGCACTTCACCCTCGATCGCACAATGAAGGGCACCGATCACGCGTTCAGCCTCGAGCCCGAGGGCATGCGCAAGCTCGTTCGCGATCTTGAGCGCACGCGCCTGGCGATGGGGTCAAGTGTCAAGGAGCCCCTTGACCTCGAACTGCCGGCCGTGACCAAGATGGCGAAGAAAGCCGTGGCCGCACGCGATCTCAAGGCAGGCGAGATCCTGCATCTGTCTGACATCGAGTTCCGCTCCCCTGGCAATGGCATTGCGCCGGACGAGGCGCACCGGATGTACGGACGCGTCTTGGCGCGCGATGTCGTGTGCTACGAGGACCTCAACTTCGTCGATTTCATCTCTGCTGACTGA
- a CDS encoding SDR family oxidoreductase — MDRLDGKSAVVIGADGKLGPIWIEALFEAGATVTALCEPGRAPSDRLKSLIDTASGQIRLGSCDVSDPDSVQSARDAVIADVGAIDVLVVNAGIDTPPGATATWALGEFPVALMRRILEVNVIGAFNVMQVFSTSMLPGGSVIAVGSMYGSSAPMATLYDHIETEPAFLKPPAYGASKSALSNLVNWLAVHWAPTGLRFNTLSPGGVAGGQDPEFIRKFSATVPMHRLCEPEELKGPLLFLASDASSYITGSELLVDGGRHAW, encoded by the coding sequence ATGGACAGACTTGATGGAAAATCGGCCGTCGTCATCGGAGCCGATGGAAAGTTAGGTCCGATCTGGATCGAGGCGTTGTTCGAGGCCGGCGCAACCGTAACGGCGCTCTGTGAGCCAGGTCGGGCACCGAGTGATCGACTGAAGTCACTGATCGATACCGCTAGCGGTCAGATTCGGCTTGGCTCCTGCGACGTCTCGGACCCTGATTCAGTCCAGTCAGCGCGCGACGCCGTTATCGCCGACGTCGGAGCCATCGATGTCCTTGTCGTCAACGCCGGGATCGACACCCCACCCGGTGCCACCGCCACGTGGGCCTTGGGCGAGTTTCCAGTCGCGTTGATGCGCAGAATCCTCGAAGTGAACGTCATCGGGGCCTTCAATGTCATGCAGGTCTTCAGCACCTCCATGCTCCCTGGGGGCTCGGTGATTGCCGTTGGCTCCATGTATGGCTCCAGCGCCCCTATGGCCACTTTGTATGACCACATCGAGACCGAGCCTGCCTTTCTCAAGCCGCCTGCCTATGGCGCCTCCAAGTCCGCGCTCAGCAATCTCGTCAACTGGTTGGCGGTCCATTGGGCGCCAACCGGATTGCGCTTCAACACCCTCAGTCCAGGCGGAGTGGCCGGCGGTCAGGATCCCGAGTTCATCCGCAAGTTTAGCGCAACGGTTCCCATGCATCGACTGTGCGAGCCCGAAGAGTTGAAGGGCCCTCTGCTCTTCCTCGCGTCTGATGCCTCGTCCTACATCACGGGCTCCGAACTCCTGGTGGATGGAGGTCGACACGCATGGTGA
- a CDS encoding aldehyde dehydrogenase family protein has translation MVTTTLIGCNIIDGDDTVAANAQLVDRFGPADGTLAGQRVESGAAEIDQALAAARAGQAAWAATTPVFRGELLRAIARELDARIETLAHLVHLETGKSLAMARGEVRGAIELAYFTAAEGRRFYGRTTTSAIPGKQVSTWRAPIGVGALIAASNTPVPNYAWKVFPALLAGNSVILKPSEHTPFSAVEFVRICLDCGVPASALQLIQGSGPGTGSTLVESKIELVSFTGSAAVGRGILASAGGRLIRAAVELGGKNAMIVCDDADLSAAADAAVASAFSNAGQRCAATSRIIVMGSVYEEFTRLLLERTSALTLHGQDDSVGPVIGEIAVARITAAVSGAAERGATLLAGGPDSVPGSLAGGCFVAPTILADVPADDPISVEEVFGPVANLYRVGSFAEAIALAAQTEYGLTGAIWTDSVDRAFHFTSTARVGMAVVNGPTFGSEPHMPFGGFGSSGNGTRECGTEVFDFYTELRTVAVLTREPR, from the coding sequence ATGGTGACCACGACCCTGATCGGCTGCAACATCATCGACGGCGATGACACTGTCGCCGCGAACGCCCAACTTGTTGATCGCTTCGGCCCGGCAGATGGCACTCTCGCTGGACAGCGAGTCGAATCCGGTGCTGCAGAAATCGATCAGGCGCTGGCTGCCGCGCGCGCCGGTCAGGCTGCTTGGGCCGCCACCACACCGGTATTCCGTGGTGAGTTGCTGCGCGCTATCGCGCGCGAGCTCGACGCTCGGATCGAGACGCTGGCGCACCTCGTGCATCTGGAGACTGGCAAGAGCTTGGCCATGGCGCGCGGCGAGGTGCGTGGTGCAATTGAGCTCGCCTATTTCACAGCAGCAGAGGGCCGGCGCTTCTACGGCCGCACCACCACCAGTGCGATACCTGGCAAACAAGTCTCAACGTGGCGAGCACCCATCGGCGTAGGAGCACTCATCGCCGCGAGCAATACGCCGGTTCCCAACTACGCCTGGAAGGTGTTTCCAGCGCTGCTGGCTGGAAATTCAGTAATCCTCAAGCCCAGCGAGCACACCCCCTTCTCCGCGGTGGAGTTCGTTCGGATCTGCCTTGACTGCGGAGTCCCGGCCTCGGCCCTGCAACTGATTCAGGGAAGCGGCCCGGGCACCGGCTCGACGTTGGTTGAGTCCAAAATCGAATTGGTCTCTTTCACTGGGAGTGCGGCTGTTGGGCGCGGCATTCTTGCCAGCGCAGGCGGCCGCCTCATTCGTGCAGCCGTCGAACTTGGCGGCAAGAACGCGATGATCGTGTGCGACGACGCTGACCTGTCCGCTGCAGCCGACGCTGCTGTGGCCTCGGCGTTCTCCAATGCTGGCCAAAGGTGCGCCGCCACCAGCCGCATCATCGTTATGGGCAGTGTGTACGAGGAGTTCACCAGACTGCTGCTCGAACGAACCTCGGCCCTGACCTTGCACGGACAAGACGACTCGGTTGGTCCGGTCATCGGCGAAATCGCCGTCGCGCGCATCACCGCTGCCGTCTCGGGCGCGGCCGAGCGGGGCGCAACGCTTCTCGCTGGTGGACCAGATTCAGTCCCCGGCTCACTTGCAGGTGGCTGCTTTGTCGCTCCCACCATCCTGGCCGATGTGCCGGCGGACGATCCGATCTCGGTCGAAGAGGTGTTCGGGCCGGTGGCCAATCTCTACCGAGTTGGCAGTTTTGCCGAGGCGATTGCCCTGGCTGCGCAAACTGAGTACGGACTCACAGGTGCGATCTGGACCGACTCTGTGGATCGCGCATTTCACTTCACTTCAACCGCACGGGTCGGCATGGCTGTAGTGAATGGGCCGACATTCGGCAGTGAGCCGCACATGCCTTTCGGCGGCTTCGGCTCGTCTGGCAATGGCACCCGCGAATGCGGCACAGAGGTCTTCGACTTCTATACCGAACTGCGCACAGTGGCAGTGCTCACTCGCGAGCCGAGATGA
- a CDS encoding acylneuraminate cytidylyltransferase family protein has protein sequence MTAVALIPARSGSKRIPGKNTRLLAGHPVIAYTIASAISSGVFDRVIVSTDDAPTAAVATYYGAEAPFLRPAELSQSDSADILWVLHALDWLDNEGELPDVCALLRPTSPLRQPASIRQAMDQFTQSDGYDSIRAVTRCEQHPAKMWVLDEDRLGMSPLLPVLEDAVPAHSRPYDTLPEVYVQDASLEIFWTRTARELGSIAGTRIMAWITPSPEGMDLNFPADWTLLADLVAREPSVLPTILQPPYQDQGMN, from the coding sequence ATGACGGCAGTCGCCCTCATTCCCGCTCGCTCTGGCAGCAAGCGCATCCCCGGAAAGAACACGCGACTGCTGGCTGGGCATCCGGTTATCGCGTACACGATTGCCAGTGCGATCTCATCAGGAGTGTTCGACCGCGTGATTGTCAGCACCGATGATGCCCCGACCGCCGCTGTGGCGACGTACTACGGAGCCGAGGCGCCCTTCCTGCGCCCGGCTGAACTGTCCCAGTCTGACTCCGCAGACATCCTCTGGGTACTCCACGCACTCGACTGGCTGGACAACGAGGGTGAACTGCCAGATGTCTGCGCGCTCTTGCGGCCAACCAGCCCACTTCGGCAGCCTGCGTCCATTCGCCAGGCGATGGATCAATTCACCCAGTCCGATGGCTATGACTCGATTCGTGCGGTCACTCGCTGCGAGCAGCACCCGGCGAAAATGTGGGTGCTCGATGAGGATCGCCTCGGCATGAGCCCACTTCTGCCGGTATTGGAGGATGCCGTTCCGGCGCACAGTCGGCCATACGACACCCTCCCCGAGGTCTATGTACAGGATGCGAGCCTTGAGATCTTCTGGACCCGTACCGCACGCGAGCTCGGTTCGATTGCCGGTACGCGAATCATGGCTTGGATCACCCCAAGCCCCGAGGGCATGGATCTCAACTTCCCGGCAGACTGGACTCTGCTCGCCGATCTCGTTGCCCGAGAACCTTCAGTCCTGCCGACAATCCTGCAACCGCCGTATCAAGATCAGGGGATGAACTAG
- a CDS encoding transketolase C-terminal domain-containing protein: MPTADVCFVPQTFLSQVLAAPAPLTQRVTAFAELSRINTLGMIMMAGSGHIGSSFSSVDIMSWVLAGELAHHTEQPNPGRFFSSKGHDAPAMYAVNIGLGRIDESLRTKLRRLDGLPGHPDTSIPSMITNTGSLGMGISKAKGFVFADRLKGAELPTYVLLGDGELQEGQIYESLAGAVNAGYSSITAIIDWNRIQSDTWVSKVSDLGDIEAKFASFGWNVRACDGNDVEAIASALAELRDAQGPGVLIAHTVKGKGVSFMEDFAPDGDLYAFHSGAPAIPVYLEALAELQARAGVLVGELGLGEVSYETVLLDRPVAPKPTTLVESWSNALGAMAARRADVVVLDGDLRKDLGLVQFAAEYPERFIECGIAEQDMVSQAGALALSGLLPISCSFACFLTTRPHEQILNNASEGTHLLYVGALAGIIPAGPGHSHQAVTDVAVMNALNGMLIAEPFHPSQMSSIVATLTDVHDGPAYLRICSVPLPFEEIPEPDLLDIGKGQVLREGSDVVLFASSAPLVLQALRASDALKELGISATVAATPWLNRMDPDWMASLVSPGKPLVVIENHVRSGGFGSTVAGALVQAGIAVPWLHVCVEGKQACGTNDEALAFHRLDAASITSRVQAFVNA; encoded by the coding sequence GTGCCGACCGCCGATGTTTGCTTTGTGCCACAGACCTTTCTGTCTCAAGTCCTCGCGGCACCTGCCCCACTTACACAACGCGTCACTGCGTTCGCAGAGCTCTCGCGCATCAACACTCTGGGCATGATCATGATGGCCGGGTCAGGGCACATCGGCTCAAGCTTCAGCTCTGTCGACATCATGTCGTGGGTGCTTGCTGGCGAGCTCGCGCATCACACTGAACAACCAAATCCTGGGCGCTTCTTCTCGTCGAAAGGACACGATGCGCCAGCCATGTATGCGGTGAACATCGGCCTGGGTCGAATCGATGAAAGCCTCCGCACCAAGTTGCGGCGCCTCGATGGTCTGCCCGGCCACCCCGACACCTCCATTCCTTCCATGATCACGAACACCGGCTCGCTGGGCATGGGCATCTCCAAGGCCAAGGGCTTCGTCTTCGCCGACCGCCTCAAGGGCGCAGAACTGCCTACATATGTACTCCTGGGCGATGGTGAGCTGCAAGAAGGGCAGATCTACGAATCCCTCGCAGGCGCAGTCAATGCCGGCTACTCATCGATCACCGCGATCATCGACTGGAATCGGATTCAGTCGGACACCTGGGTCAGCAAGGTCTCCGACCTTGGCGACATCGAAGCGAAGTTCGCGTCCTTCGGCTGGAACGTTCGCGCCTGCGATGGCAACGACGTCGAAGCAATCGCCAGTGCCCTCGCTGAACTGCGCGATGCACAAGGACCAGGCGTGCTCATTGCTCACACAGTGAAGGGCAAGGGTGTCTCATTCATGGAGGATTTCGCTCCGGACGGGGATCTCTACGCCTTCCACTCCGGCGCACCCGCCATTCCGGTGTACCTGGAGGCATTGGCCGAACTGCAAGCTCGCGCAGGAGTCCTCGTTGGCGAACTGGGCCTGGGTGAAGTGTCCTACGAGACTGTTCTGCTTGATCGCCCGGTCGCTCCAAAGCCGACCACGCTCGTGGAATCCTGGTCCAACGCCCTCGGTGCCATGGCCGCACGCCGCGCTGATGTCGTGGTGCTGGATGGCGACCTGCGCAAGGATCTCGGGCTGGTGCAATTCGCGGCCGAATACCCGGAGCGATTCATCGAGTGCGGCATCGCCGAACAGGACATGGTCTCGCAGGCCGGCGCGCTGGCGCTGAGCGGGCTTCTTCCGATCTCCTGCTCGTTTGCCTGCTTCCTCACCACCCGACCGCACGAGCAGATCCTGAACAACGCCTCTGAAGGCACGCACCTGCTCTATGTCGGCGCACTGGCCGGCATCATTCCGGCCGGACCAGGCCACAGCCACCAAGCCGTGACCGACGTTGCCGTGATGAATGCACTCAACGGCATGCTGATCGCCGAGCCATTCCATCCCTCCCAGATGTCCTCGATCGTCGCGACATTGACTGATGTGCATGACGGACCTGCTTACCTGCGCATCTGCAGCGTGCCACTGCCATTCGAGGAGATCCCAGAGCCAGACCTTCTCGACATCGGCAAGGGTCAGGTGCTGCGCGAAGGAAGCGATGTGGTCCTGTTTGCTTCGTCAGCGCCGCTCGTGCTGCAGGCCCTTCGGGCAAGCGATGCGCTCAAGGAGCTTGGGATCTCGGCAACGGTGGCCGCAACTCCTTGGCTGAATCGCATGGACCCCGACTGGATGGCCTCTCTAGTGTCGCCTGGCAAGCCACTTGTGGTCATCGAGAACCATGTGCGTTCCGGCGGCTTCGGCTCCACTGTTGCGGGCGCGCTCGTGCAAGCAGGCATTGCAGTGCCATGGCTTCATGTGTGCGTCGAAGGCAAGCAGGCTTGCGGCACTAACGACGAAGCCTTGGCCTTCCATCGGCTCGATGCTGCGTCAATCACCAGCCGTGTGCAGGCCTTCGTCAACGCGTAG
- a CDS encoding capsule biosynthesis protein, which yields MRERVRALLRPLARRHASRRYLPNWSALGLPAHESPNGSRVLLATMAGGNLQAMNVERLLAAALTVRGHHVDAVLCDGALPACIECSYLVIAPSRMASAGPSESMCRQCTATGVRALESAGASLHSLSKWILPEDHAEAERLSESALDVASLTLDDIAIGQHARAGALRFEARAVLADGPESQRILLRYLRAAVLTCRATQRMIEDLAPDVIVLQHGIYVPQGVVVETAKTQGVRVVTWTSGYPESSMLFAHGDTYHRTMLAETPADWADVEWTPQRAQATREYLDSRRTGSRDWIRFGSAQASALAESLPQVVLDPRPLVLVLPNVSWDAQIHFEGRAFASQTDWLLHTIEWARTRPDLQIVIRAHPGEVTGFLPAQDPLREILPIAHLPENVSFVDSTSPTSTYELVDLANVVIVYGTKVGVEALAQGRPVITVGEAWIRGKELSIDVETSTEYQRVLDQLPFADGIAPEHTDRALRYAHHLFLRRMIPVRALQRVTHPGPGRPLYWAVVPARQSLAPEQDTGLDAVCKGIVEGTSFVLDSASPPQPPAA from the coding sequence ATGCGAGAACGCGTGCGCGCACTCCTGCGCCCACTTGCGCGCAGGCACGCGAGTCGCCGCTACCTCCCGAACTGGTCAGCCCTCGGACTGCCAGCGCACGAAAGTCCTAACGGAAGCCGCGTGCTCCTGGCGACCATGGCAGGAGGAAATCTGCAGGCCATGAATGTCGAACGCCTGCTCGCAGCGGCACTCACCGTGCGAGGCCATCACGTCGATGCAGTGCTGTGCGACGGAGCTCTTCCGGCCTGCATCGAATGCAGCTACCTCGTGATCGCACCGAGCAGGATGGCATCGGCCGGACCGTCAGAATCAATGTGCAGGCAATGCACGGCAACAGGCGTGCGCGCATTGGAGTCCGCCGGGGCCAGCTTGCACTCTCTCTCAAAGTGGATCCTGCCCGAGGATCACGCTGAGGCCGAGCGACTCAGCGAGTCAGCGTTGGACGTGGCATCACTGACTCTCGACGACATCGCCATCGGGCAGCATGCCCGAGCGGGAGCCCTTCGGTTCGAGGCGCGGGCAGTGCTCGCTGATGGGCCCGAGAGTCAACGGATCCTCTTGCGCTATCTGCGCGCTGCGGTGCTGACCTGTCGAGCAACGCAAAGGATGATTGAAGACCTCGCCCCAGATGTCATCGTGCTGCAGCACGGCATCTATGTGCCTCAGGGCGTCGTCGTCGAGACCGCCAAAACGCAAGGAGTTCGGGTTGTCACCTGGACTTCCGGCTACCCGGAATCATCGATGCTCTTCGCCCATGGTGATACCTACCACCGAACAATGCTGGCCGAGACTCCTGCCGACTGGGCAGACGTTGAGTGGACTCCGCAGCGTGCGCAGGCAACGCGCGAATACCTGGACTCACGTCGCACAGGATCACGCGATTGGATTCGGTTCGGCTCGGCGCAAGCCTCTGCCTTGGCAGAGTCATTGCCCCAAGTCGTGCTGGATCCAAGACCATTGGTGCTGGTGCTGCCCAATGTCTCGTGGGATGCCCAGATCCATTTTGAGGGGCGCGCCTTCGCATCGCAGACCGACTGGCTTCTGCACACCATCGAGTGGGCACGCACCAGGCCAGATCTCCAAATCGTCATTCGTGCGCATCCGGGCGAGGTGACCGGATTCCTGCCAGCGCAGGATCCACTTCGCGAAATCCTGCCGATCGCTCACCTCCCAGAGAACGTGAGCTTCGTGGATTCCACTTCTCCAACATCCACCTATGAACTTGTCGATCTGGCAAACGTCGTCATTGTGTATGGCACAAAAGTTGGAGTCGAGGCCTTGGCTCAAGGTCGGCCGGTGATCACCGTGGGTGAAGCGTGGATCCGAGGCAAGGAACTCTCTATCGACGTGGAGACATCAACTGAGTACCAAAGGGTCCTTGATCAACTTCCCTTCGCTGACGGGATTGCCCCCGAGCACACTGATCGTGCGCTTCGATACGCGCATCACCTGTTCCTGCGGCGCATGATTCCGGTGCGCGCACTCCAACGGGTTACCCATCCCGGACCAGGCCGCCCGCTGTACTGGGCGGTCGTGCCCGCGCGCCAATCGCTTGCTCCAGAGCAGGATACTGGTCTGGATGCCGTCTGCAAAGGCATCGTCGAAGGTACCTCGTTCGTTCTTGACTCGGCTTCTCCTCCACAGCCCCCAGCGGCATGA
- a CDS encoding DUF6350 family protein, producing the protein MSAPVMNDLKALTSRLHPRWFIAPIGVLFAAASSFVLIGIPIWAAWLTTEHGSNGPRELFDLIGGAWLGIQNVPLNNGSVKYSILPWGLVIIVIFALYRAGLMLGRATKRSGRLELGILLAVATLTYAVVMAAVAAITATPGLQAPTGQAALTGAVIAAVTFAVALGRTTDQGRALLKLIPKDIWTVLRAGAAGMLGLLGAGAVLALISLIWHFWQAREILEFLDAGVFGGLLIVIACIGYLPVLVLWSTAYLLGPGIAIGPGIGLSPFMPTPPPTELPAFPLLAALPERVGPLAWGLPIIAVIIGVGVGITCVRGGPLPALMRLASATAACVVVGVVIGLLTSLSAGSLGDVRLLSIGPDPVFVGLLAFGLTAIGAVPTALALRTVPPPEVEQPRDKYYNAEPTPTGDDAMPDAQPQAKSPSAETAGAKSVQDVEASAAPDHESEQING; encoded by the coding sequence GTGAGCGCGCCGGTGATGAACGACCTGAAAGCGCTGACTTCCCGACTCCATCCGCGGTGGTTCATCGCTCCTATCGGAGTCCTCTTTGCCGCGGCAAGCAGCTTCGTCCTCATCGGCATTCCCATCTGGGCGGCCTGGCTCACCACAGAGCACGGTTCAAATGGACCGCGTGAGCTCTTTGATCTCATCGGCGGGGCTTGGCTCGGCATCCAGAATGTGCCGCTGAACAACGGCAGCGTGAAGTACTCGATCCTGCCATGGGGCCTGGTGATCATCGTGATCTTCGCCCTCTACCGTGCTGGCCTCATGCTCGGCCGCGCCACCAAGCGCTCTGGCAGGCTCGAACTTGGCATCCTTCTCGCCGTTGCAACGCTGACCTACGCGGTCGTGATGGCCGCGGTCGCAGCGATCACAGCCACCCCGGGGCTGCAAGCCCCCACAGGCCAAGCGGCGCTCACAGGGGCTGTGATCGCCGCTGTGACCTTCGCGGTTGCCCTCGGCAGGACAACTGATCAGGGCAGGGCCTTGCTCAAGCTGATCCCCAAGGACATCTGGACTGTCCTGCGAGCGGGAGCAGCGGGAATGCTCGGCCTGCTCGGTGCTGGCGCCGTACTGGCACTGATCTCGCTGATCTGGCACTTCTGGCAGGCCCGCGAGATTCTGGAGTTCCTCGATGCTGGAGTCTTCGGCGGCCTGCTCATCGTGATTGCCTGCATCGGCTACCTCCCAGTGCTCGTCCTCTGGTCCACCGCCTACCTGCTTGGGCCAGGCATCGCTATCGGACCGGGCATTGGCCTGTCGCCGTTCATGCCCACGCCACCACCGACCGAGCTTCCTGCCTTCCCGCTGCTGGCCGCGCTGCCAGAGCGAGTCGGGCCGCTCGCCTGGGGTCTGCCGATCATCGCTGTGATCATCGGTGTTGGCGTTGGTATCACTTGCGTGCGAGGCGGACCGCTGCCAGCACTCATGCGCCTCGCAAGTGCCACAGCTGCCTGCGTAGTGGTCGGTGTGGTGATTGGTCTACTCACTTCGCTCAGCGCCGGATCACTCGGGGACGTCCGCCTGCTCAGCATCGGACCGGACCCCGTATTCGTTGGTCTGCTTGCCTTTGGCCTCACCGCGATCGGAGCCGTGCCAACAGCCCTCGCGCTGCGCACGGTGCCACCGCCAGAGGTTGAACAGCCGCGAGACAAGTACTACAACGCCGAGCCGACTCCAACAGGCGATGACGCTATGCCCGATGCGCAGCCACAGGCCAAAAGCCCATCGGCAGAGACAGCTGGGGCGAAGAGCGTCCAAGATGTGGAAGCATCAGCCGCTCCAGACCACGAGAGCGAGCAGATCAATGGATAA
- a CDS encoding type IV toxin-antitoxin system AbiEi family antitoxin: MRTLSAVPIARLRDDIVGRGISALTLNEVVALTGLTRGSAREAMRRTRAAGHFFAPTPGLYIPIPSEYSSWGVVPAMDFIDQMMGFLGRSYCVGLLSAAELHGAAHQRPQVFQVMVDRPLANRDIERVRLRFYERVDVGHTPVVLKNSRTSQVRVSSPETTVLDLVDRPRDSGALFNVATVIGEFVQEELLDAETLVALASSYPLATARRLGWLLDRDAEFVETTTLSAPLQEFVNSRTTEGKRSVDMLDASGPRRGKANKKWGIIENVEVEPDL; this comes from the coding sequence ATGCGTACGCTTTCCGCAGTACCGATAGCGCGCCTTCGCGATGACATTGTCGGACGTGGCATCAGCGCACTCACGCTCAATGAGGTCGTTGCACTGACGGGACTCACGCGCGGTTCGGCTCGTGAGGCAATGAGGCGGACTCGCGCTGCGGGCCACTTCTTCGCTCCCACTCCCGGCCTCTACATCCCCATACCATCGGAGTATTCAAGCTGGGGCGTCGTGCCCGCCATGGACTTCATCGATCAGATGATGGGCTTTCTCGGAAGGTCGTATTGCGTCGGACTGCTGTCGGCTGCAGAACTGCATGGCGCCGCACACCAGCGCCCGCAGGTGTTCCAGGTGATGGTCGATCGCCCCCTCGCAAATCGTGACATCGAGCGTGTCCGGCTTCGCTTCTACGAGCGCGTCGATGTCGGTCACACGCCGGTCGTTCTCAAGAACTCACGCACTTCACAAGTGCGTGTTTCCTCTCCTGAGACGACGGTGTTGGACCTTGTCGATCGGCCACGCGACTCAGGTGCGCTATTCAATGTTGCCACTGTCATCGGTGAATTCGTGCAAGAAGAACTACTCGACGCTGAGACGCTGGTGGCCCTCGCTTCGTCCTACCCACTCGCCACGGCCCGCAGGCTCGGTTGGCTGCTCGACCGCGACGCCGAGTTCGTTGAGACGACCACGCTGTCAGCGCCCCTCCAGGAGTTCGTCAACAGTCGAACGACCGAGGGGAAAAGGTCAGTTGACATGCTCGATGCCAGCGGGCCACGACGCGGCAAGGCGAACAAGAAATGGGGAATCATCGAGAATGTCGAAGTGGAGCCTGACCTGTGA
- a CDS encoding nucleotidyl transferase AbiEii/AbiGii toxin family protein has product MPFAVKSEWFTGNAEVHTFAVAELFATKIRALYQRRKGRDLFDMWLGLTELQMPGSQIVGAFGPYRPAGLTATLAEENLREKLNNAQFRSDLDALVSVWPPAFDIDDAAELVIAEVLRLL; this is encoded by the coding sequence ATGCCCTTCGCCGTCAAGAGTGAGTGGTTCACTGGGAACGCGGAAGTGCACACCTTCGCGGTGGCCGAGTTGTTCGCTACCAAGATCCGGGCTCTGTATCAACGAAGGAAGGGTCGCGACCTCTTTGACATGTGGCTCGGCCTCACCGAACTTCAGATGCCGGGGTCACAAATTGTCGGAGCATTCGGGCCCTACCGCCCCGCTGGCCTCACAGCGACCCTCGCGGAGGAAAACCTGCGGGAGAAGCTCAACAATGCACAGTTCCGATCAGACCTGGATGCACTCGTCTCAGTGTGGCCGCCTGCGTTCGACATTGACGATGCTGCCGAGCTCGTCATCGCCGAAGTGTTGCGATTGTTGTAG